Proteins encoded in a region of the Rutidosis leptorrhynchoides isolate AG116_Rl617_1_P2 chromosome 9, CSIRO_AGI_Rlap_v1, whole genome shotgun sequence genome:
- the LOC139866703 gene encoding uncharacterized protein, with protein MHETLKAARDRHKMYAEPRRRPITFNVGDRVYLKVSPWKRVIRFGKLGKLAPRFIEPFSISEILNDQTVVLDLLHKLARIHNTFNVSYLHKCKVDDETQLLPLKDLKVDLNKKLVEESIRIVDRKITKLRKKRIPIVLIEWKHSLGSNLT; from the coding sequence ATGCATGAAacattgaaagccgctagagacagACATAAAATGTATGCTGAACCACGTAGACGTCCGATAACTTTTAATGTGGGAGACCGGGTGTAtttgaaggtttcaccatggaaaagggttatcagatttggtaaacttGGTAAATTAGCACCAAGGTTTATTGAACCGTTTTCAATTAGTGAGATTTTAAATGATCAGACAGTGGTTTTGGATCTTCTGCATAAGTTAGcaaggattcataatacatttaacgtaagTTACTTACATAAGTGTAAGGTAGATGATGAGACGCAACTTTTACCGTTGAAAGACTTAAAGGTTGATTTGAATAAGAAGTTGGTGGAAGAGTCAATTCGTATAGTTGATCGTAAGATAACCAAGTTGAGAAAGAAACGAATTCCAattgtgttgattgagtggaaacacagtttaggGTCTAATTTAACGTAA